The Buteo buteo chromosome 6, bButBut1.hap1.1, whole genome shotgun sequence genomic interval AGCAGCCCTGTTTTACAACCTTTTTTATTCAATCTTTGTTGTATCCGTACTTGCTATGACTAATACTGCTGTCTGCCAGCAGATTGGCAATATCATACTCTTTATTTCCAATGGAAGACATATGAGCTAATTAACAACATAATGATTAATCCAAAATATCCTGGAAGGTCTGTTGGTTGAAAAAACACTCATCCTACTCCACATTAACAAGAATGTCATTTCACAACATGCCATATTTTGAATACATTGAGTTTGGGGGATTAAGCCAACTTTAAAACCTTCCCAGTGAAGCTAAAAGAGGAGCTTTATATCTTATGTGATGTGAGATCATAAGAAGGAGCAGGCACTTGAAATTTCTCTTGCCTAAAATAGAGGAGGGGGACACTACTTCAGCATTTGTAGGGTTTTCTCCTCTAGAGAAACAAAGTTAAGGAGAGAGTGAGATTTTTAGGGCTATAAGGGTAACCACTGATTATTTGGTAAAGAGGAACTTGATTTCTAGTTATAAAAAGAAAGTGCTGAGTAAATAAGAGTTCAGCCAAGCATTCAAGGGCTAAATTCCTAAGTGGCATAAATCAACATGGATATCAAACTCAAAACTTAGTCCGAACATGAGTTCTTCTGATGTCCAGCAAGAAATACTGAGAGACAGCCATCATGCAGCTCTCTCTCATATCCCTGTGTGATCATTGATAGAGGTCTGAAATGAGCAAGGCAGAGAAAATTTGGCTGGCAAGCATGCTTGGAGATACCTGCGTAGGCATTACCTACGAGGCTTCCGAGCCCCGCCAAGGAATGTGCTCTCTCAATCTCTTCTGGTCCACACGACAGAACAGCAAGTGGAACCGCCGTCCACAGAGCTGATCCTGACGTTCTTCAAAACCTATATGAATTCTGATGCATAACAGACTTATTGATTAATTCTGACTAGTTTGTCACAGGAATCATGATGTAAATTCAGGTCTTAGCTCTTATTTCTGTCAGTGTAGTAAGAAACTAGAAAAGCAGTCTGCTagcagctgctggaagaggGGAACACGTTGAGGCTTCTCTGGATGGTTGATCTGACAAGTAGTGTCCAGCTGCTGGGGCAAGGAAGCCAGTTTGATTTGCTTCTTCCCAGCACAGGAACACTCCCGTCATAGCAGCCAGTACCATTGCTTTAAGTGTCAGTGAAACCAACTTTCCTGCCTCTTCAAACAACATTGCTTATCAAATGCAACgctggagggcaggaggcaATTTGGCACTGGCTTGGAGGCAAGGGGAGctcaaagaaaggcaaaagaacagaataaatCTGATCTCCTGCTCCTCTTTGCTCACCCCAGCAGAGACCTCCACATCCCCACACTCAGACTGCAAATGGCACCCAGGCACGCAGTCTGGAAAGTGTTGCTGTAGGCTGTAATTCCCTACCTGCCTTTTTAAGATTGTTGTTTACTACAGTCTTTACATCATTCCTCTCCAACCTGGATTAACTTGGAAGGAAGCCTTTCAGTTTCACAGTGTTCTCCATGAGGGGAAGCAGATGAAGATTTCCAGACGttaagtaaataaatgaaagtcGTTTGattatgtttgttttcagaaatgcacaAAGATTGTGGCCATCACATTAGTCAAAGAACCGTATATAGTGAGCTATGTAATGTCAGAAACAGCACTCATCTATCCACGTTGTATAAGCCCAAGCAGACACCAGTATTGACGTGtacccttttctcctttcccctttgccATCTCTTTATGTTACAGTTGCCATCTGACTTTCAGGAAAGAGTCAGCATCCACCTGGAAAAGCACGGGTGCAGCCTTTCTGTCCCCTTGTGCCACACATCTTACGCTGATACCATACCCACTTGCGTCATTGCCAAAGTACTGGAAAAACCAGATCCCAACAACTTGTCTTCACACTTGTCAAGCCCGTCTACAAGGGACCTCAATTTCCAGGACTCTGCCGGAAAACTCGGGCAAAGGCCCCAGTACAAGTCGGACATCTACTGCAGCGACACTGCCCTTTACTGCCctgaggagaggcagagggagaggaggcagagtGTGGACACGCAAGTGAAAGACATGGGGTTCCTGCGCTCCCAGAACTCCACAGACAGCACCGTCGAAGAAGACGGTTTCCATTCCAGCTTCTCTCACGAAGCCTTCCCAGAGTACATTACCTCCCTGCCGACCTCCAGCTCCTACTCCAGCTTCAGCGTCACATCCGAGGAGAAGGAGAACGCCCAAGCCAACACTCTGACAGCCTCTCAGCAAGCGATCTACATGAGCAACCGAGACGAACTGTTTGAAAGAAAGTCACCTGCAGGTTACGAGCATCAGGGAAGTCCTAGGTTTGCCAAGGCCAAACCTGCGCAGCACATGGAGCTTGCCGATGACAACGAGAACTCCCCCACTTTTACTAGGACTCTGCCTCCGTATGCAAACGAACCTTTCCATTTCTCAGCCATAACACCGCAGCAGGCTTTAGCGAATCAGAAAATGAGGAACGAGTGCAGGAGCACCCACCTCTCAGAAGAAGACTTGCCTGGGCGATGGAGGCAATTGAGCGTGGAGGACATTGGTGCGTACTCGTACAGGAACGCTGGCAGGCTGTCGCCCTGTAGTTTTTCAGAGCAGTACTACAGCAGCCCTATTAAGAAGGGAGACAGTCGAACAAGCCCCATCTATGCTAGTTACAAAGCAGACAGCTGCTCGGAGGGAGACGATATCTGCCAAAGCAGACTTGTGGATTCTTGCTTCCTGAGAACAGACAGTGGCCTGAATATTGACATCAGCACTAGCTGTAAACAGGACAAATTGCCTGCTTACAAAACAAAAGAGTCAAGAgaccaaaaaaatgaaaggatcaCCGTCCAGTTATGCAGTAGCAAAAACATCGAAAATAGCCCGGTATTGAAAAGAGAATACGTGGACGTGAGCCCCAACAGCTCAGCAGAGTCCCTCAATCAGAGTTCAATGGAGGCTTCAGAAATCCACCAGTCTTCCATGGAGCAAGGAAGCCATTCGGGTATtcacagcaaacagcagcagtttcaACGGACTGGGAGTACTGGTTTGAGTCGGAAGGACAGCCTTACAAAAGCACAATTATACGGAACCCTTCTGAACTAGGCATCTTCCAAAACGGCAATAAgacaacaaacaaaaggaagcaaacaGCATTTGATACTTCTAGTGAACAGTAAGGTTCTAAGAAACAGGATtgttataaaatatatattcataaTGGTACtatatgtttaaaacaaaatctcttcaAAAATGTTATACAGCACTTTTCACTTAACATCCTTTCCACATGGGAGACCGTCCCCTCCCCTCTTTTAtaaacctgaaatatttttataaacaaaatggTATTTATTAGACTATCCTAAGCTATTTGAGCAGAATTCTTTTCCCTTCAAGCAggtttcttatttatttttgtgcatgAGGCCATCTGTGCCTAAACTCTTGGAGGAAAAGGGTAAAATCATGATGGCagtgataaaaaataaatccacctgataaaataccataaaatgtcatgtgaaaacaaaacaaacaagaatggTGAATTTGAAGAAGTATATTTTTTAACAAGAATGGAATTGTATCTTAAGTTATTTCATACAAATGTATTTATGAGTGACTAATGTATGCACAAAGTGATactaatattttgttcttttaatccACTGTGTTTCTGCTTTCCTATTTTTCCTTGTATACTACCTCAAAAGTAATTGAGGGTTTCTTTGTCACATTTTCTGTAGGCTTGCATTTATATTGTCTAAAATGCATGCAGTGTCATaattaatactgtattttgcatTACTTAATAAAAGACACCAGTGGAGATATTTtggggtggtgtttttttccttcattaaaacATACCCTGGACGATAGAACATGGGATTGCTCTGGGTGGCATCAGTCCAGCAGAAGTTAATGAGTAAAGCTCCTGGTTTAGATTGCTTTCTAAAGGAGTCTCTCTGTAAGCTCCAGAGCACTGGTTCTCGGTCTGCGGCCCCTGGGTGTGGAAGGACAGCTTCCCATCAGTCTGTGAAAAGTAAACAAGGAAGACAAACTGTGTATCAACAGGCTTGATTTCACTAGGTGGGGCTTtgcacactgaaaagaaaattgaaaacttGTGACTTGAGCTCCTCCTCCATTATACACATACTTGCCACAATCTTTTAGGTCTTCAGGACTGTTACCTTCCACAGTTGCCTTTTTTCGTGTCTAGCTTGTTATTTCTAACAAAGAGACTTTTCTAAAAGTCTAGCCTTCTGTAGCCTATGGGAATTTCACCCCTAGGTCTGAGAAACCCTAGTTTTACCTGTACTTATTGCATTTCCTCCGTCgagttttctgtttctcaccaTTTCACCATTAAGGAGTGTACAACTTggacagcagcagaagggaaaaagcaaaaggacaagaggagaaaaacaaaaaaaaagagaaagggaaatccTGTAGATTTCCTTCCTGGCTTCAGTATTGCTGCTTGGTAAGAGGCAGAATACAGCAATAAATATTTGAGAATTCTTTTAAGTCATGTTCATGGAACACATATCCTATACTTGAAATACTGACTCTTACCAGCTCATGTATGGGGAAAGACTTTACTTAGTGCCGTATGCGGTAGGAATCAGTGAGATCACTGTGGAAATCTAAACTAGTTTCTTATAAAGCTAAAATAATGACCTACCATTCAATACCtattaagaaaatacatattttctgctgattCTCTGAAAGCAGACACCTGGCAGGTAACCATGAACCAGGACTATAGAACTGCTCATTTCCTACATAAGTATCTTAAGTAAGTCATGAAGCCACAGATTCAGTGCATTTGGCATCGACAATTCCCACTGCTCTCCGTATTCTTCATGGATAATATAAAAATTTGACCATTATTGATGTGTGCAAGTACTTGCTGTGCTGTTTGGAAGATCTGGCATCAAGTCCCTACAGTTCCTCTGAGATCTGTAGCAGCACTGTGGAGAACAATGGTAGCTTATAATATCACACAGTTAAGGCACAACATAACTTTAAAGTGAGGCTTATTTCAGTACAAAAGCTGTGACACACCTTGTGCTTTTATGCTCCCATACTTGCTCACAGTGAGTGTGAGTGGCAGGTCATGCCACAAATAATTCCACGAAGTCTATAAAAACCGCATAGAATAAAGTTTCCAAAGGCCAACTGCTTCCCATGGCAGAATCTGACCTGCAGTAAATAGACTTGAAGATCGAGAAAAGCTGTTATTTCCCCTTTGAAATACTAAGAtagaaaacaaatgtgaaaaaacCACACTGTTAACTCATTCAGGCATATAAAACTTAGCCTCTAAGGCAAGACATTCATTTCTCTGGTCAATGAATACAAGGATTTGTATGCAAGAGGTGAAAATTAACTGTTATCTATGTCACCTAAGAAAATATGTAAGCTATGAAACAACAAATCGTGACGTTTATGAACTGGAACACGGTATCAGACTAATCCTTTTATAATATTGTTCATTATTTGACACTAAACTGCTATTTTGGCAATTACACAAAATTAAGTTTCTGCTAGATATTATATACCTGATTATTTAATATCCTGTTCTATTATATTCTTTCATACTACTGCAGTTTCAAAGTCTGCTTCTGTGTTTCACTTGATTCTTTTTCCCAGTTTATGTGCACTAATATGTAGATTGAAACCAGTCTTTTCAGCCAATTAGTACTGGGGTTTCCTGGTAAAATAGCCTATAAACTTGTAACATTTTTCTCTAACAAATTCTGTTACGGAACAATATGTAACTCTGTAACACGTTTCAACTGAATCAATCAAAATGGCTAGAAAAGTTCTTCAGCTTTAATGTGTTGCTTTTGATTTCTCCTTaatcagaaaaacaacagtaagtttgcaaatattctgtgaacatgagaaaaaaagtttaaataattCACCTAAATTTTCTTAGATTTATGGGTTTAACTATGGTTTGgtttactttttcaaaaaaaaaaagaacttttaaagATTACAATAATggctttcctccccccccccttttttttttttttttgatactaGCTATTTTCACAGtagatttaaattttctttgtgGTGGTGTCTTAATTTTTTGCTTACCTTCAGTTTTCACACTGGGAGAAAATCATAGAGAAGATTTTTGGACTATGTCGTCAGAGATATTTAAAACCAGCTACCCACTTTTCTTCACTTGGTCTCTCCAGACTCACTGTGGTGTGCTGTGACTTTAGGAGGGCTCTGTCGTGCCACCAGACAACCTGTTTGGCCCAAGTACAAATTTAATAGTCACTGAGTTTTTAGGAGATTGAACctggttaaaaataaacaaagtagTAGAGGGTACGAGAGCAAATTAATAATATCTTGTTCAGAAGGAGAAGATACGCTTTGATCCAGGTGAAAGGTGTGGCAGACCTGTCTACTGCAGTGTTCCTCAGAGCACTTACCTTCTGTAGGACATTTGTGTTGGAAAGCAGCATCTAAAACATTGTCCTCACAACAGCTAGCTTCCATTTTTCATTCAAGCAGGTGCGGTTTGATGAATTTGACTGTACTCTTATGTTCATTTTATGACAAGTGACTCCAGACATGCAAAACAACAGCTCTTCAGCCAAAGAAAAGTGCCGCAGATCCCTCCACTCCAGTGGCTGAGAATTTGCCTCGAAATACCTTTTCCCAAGGACATAAACACCCAATTTTCTCTTAAGCATGATAAAAATGCCAAGGTGTCTCCATGTTGCCAGAAACCCTCACTTTTCCGAGTGACATCTGCAGTAGTCAAATTCTGTATGGAGAGTTTGTAGGTACCTATAGCAGGATTTTTGCTTTGATTAATGATTTCATTTGCCATGAGTAAGAACAGAAAGAGTGAGGAAAAGAAGTGACAAGTCCTCAACAGTGCAGTGAAGCAGAAGatgagaaatgtcattttaatgaatgaaaactgaaagtaaaatgtACATGACACAGAACACTGatcagggaaaaacaaaggggGCTAAAAGAGATCAGAGTGAGGCATATCAAATCACATATTAAAACAGTTAAGAATACAAAAAAGGTACCAGGGAAACAGGACACAATTCACTAGGAACAACAGTGTATAAGTATTATGAAAtcatgaaaagcaaatacattttttgacACGTGAAAATAGTTTTCTCATTCCAAATTAAGGCTAAAAAAAAGTGCCAAGTCTCAATAATTTTGAATAACACATATCACtttcttttaagctttttaTAAAGTCTAGAAATAGATAAAATTTCTAAGTTTAAATCATGGCGAGCCACGAAATAGGTAGTTTTCAATTCAACAGTTTCTAGTTTCTTCTCCCAACCTAGAAAATTTATCAGACTAATCCTTTCCCCTTCCAGcgcttttaattaaaaagtatttccacTCCAACATCCATCACAAACCATGATTACACAGCCACTTAGATTAATTTCCccttgtttaattttaaaatactaaatgaCATCCTTTGGACTTTCCTATAAAATTCTTATCCCCCATTCATGTTTACAACCTTGTAATCCTTACAGACTATTATGATATCTCTCTT includes:
- the BEGAIN gene encoding brain-enriched guanylate kinase-associated protein; this translates as MNSYSKRCSSSEDSFELQGSARSEAKSFVKSKNKDEGYRPHRSKHCQKGGEKTHGLEHSSLYPAEVGNASQKLQKQKKTHKKSSSSASDLSLVSQGSSSSLSVVEEKIEAKLKFSQFINEVTFRVLDPMSLRAYRAAKLKNTFPSSVRSLDDLHIKRKSPESWKENILDGKTHEEVDLDSLRSDDIVAGARTRKLEKSLSLDTSPSLRSLDNGASCRTRSGLPVEIMISQSKEMPATKSASLPRSTSMASAAEMEKIRVRNSWVPTCLWQPRILQGRLAKSSPTLWDSTLQEQKGELRKRLSYTTHKLEMLETEFDSTRQYLEIELRRAQEELEKVTEKLRRQVITPLKTYHIGSPKYFMRIQNNYLALQRINQDLEDKLYRMGQHYEEEKRALSHEIIALNNHLIEAKVTIDKLSEDNELYRKDCNLAAQLLQCSKNYDRAHKLSELPSDFQERVSIHLEKHGCSLSVPLCHTSYADTIPTCVIAKVLEKPDPNNLSSHLSSPSTRDLNFQDSAGKLGQRPQYKSDIYCSDTALYCPEERQRERRQSVDTQVKDMGFLRSQNSTDSTVEEDGFHSSFSHEAFPEYITSLPTSSSYSSFSVTSEEKENAQANTLTASQQAIYMSNRDELFERKSPAGYEHQGSPRFAKAKPAQHMELADDNENSPTFTRTLPPYANEPFHFSAITPQQALANQKMRNECRSTHLSEEDLPGRWRQLSVEDIGAYSYRNAGRLSPCSFSEQYYSSPIKKGDSRTSPIYASYKADSCSEGDDICQSRLVDSCFLRTDSGLNIDISTSCKQDKLPAYKTKESRDQKNERITVQLCSSKNIENSPVLKREYVDVSPNSSAESLNQSSMEASEIHQSSMEQGSHSGIHSKQQQFQRTGSTGLSRKDSLTKAQLYGTLLN